The DNA window CGCGATCGGCGCCGCCCAGATCCTGGCCCTGCTGCCCGGAATCAGCCGCTCGGGCATCACGATGGTCGCTGGCCTCCGAAAAGGACTCAGCCACGAGGACGCGGCACGATTCGCGTTCCTGCTCGCCACTCCCGTGATCCTCGCCGCGGGCGTGCTGAAACTGCCGACCTTGTTCACCCCGGACCATCACGCGGTGCTCGGCCCGGCGCTGGCAGGCAGCCTGGTCGCCGGAGTGGCGTCCTACCTGTCGGTACGCTTCCTCACCTCGTACTTCGAAACACGCACCCTGACCCCCTTCGCGATCTACTGCACACTCGCGGGCCTGGGCAGCCTGCTGTATCTGACGCTACGAGCAGGCTGAGAAACCACGCCCGTCCAACAGTTCCGTTCCCGGCCCTGCTGTCGCACGGCCAGGGAATCAGTCGGCTCGGCCCGCCCGGCATCGCCGCCGCCTGGCATCGCGTGACCAGCACGGTCAGTGCATGTGGTTGTCCGCGGTGTGGGGGCTGATCGGTGCCGTGGCGAACCGTGGCGTCGTGTTCCTCGAGGCCGCCCAGCGGGTGAAGGGCTGGCCCTGGAAACGTCCTGGTGCCCGCCGCCTATGACCTCTCGTTTGGATCAGCTCGTCAGCGGCCTTCAACTACAGTGCGTACATGACAATCCGCCGCATCGTGCCCAACGTCGTCACCCAAGACATCGAGGAGAGCCGACGCTTCTACAGCGATTTCCTCGGCATGGACGTGCGCATGGACGAGCCAGGGTTCTTGATGCTCGCTTCGCCGGGTAATCCGACGGCGCAGATGACCGTGGTTTCCCCTACCGCAGACTCGTGGGACCCTCACACCTCCCGTTCGACCGTGGCGGTCGAAGTCGAAGACGTGGATGCCGCGTGCGCCGCGGCCGAGCGGCAGGGGTATCAGGTGGTCTATCCCCTTACCACGGAACCGTGGGGGATTCGTCGCTTCTTCGTTCGAGCACCCGACGGAAGTGTTATCAACGTCCACAGCCACGCCTGAGGGTGGGAGATGGGGAACACCCGTGACAGCCGGACCCGCACCCGTGGCGGTGGCTTGACCGGTGTCCAGATCCGAGGAGCGCGGTCCGACCTATCGGACGGCGACACGCGGCGGCCACGGCGGACGTAACGGTGCCACCAGCCACCGCGTGAGCACGCCGTAACGGTCGACGTATTCCTCCGCACGACCGCGGTTCGGGAACGTCAGCTGCTGCGCACCTCTTCACAGATGCAGGCCTCTCACCCAGATGACGGGGCAGGGGAATCGTTCAAGATCGCCGCGATCGCTGGTCGGCCTGGCGACGAGTCCTCCAGAGCCACGTCCGTCCATTGTGGTTGATGAGTGTATTGGCTGTTCGGGAATGAACCCGGGCGTACTTCCTTGGTGTCTACAGGACATCATCCTCGACTGGACGACTGTCCCGGAGGCGGTTTGGTGAGCGCGTGCTGCCAGTGGCGGGCGCGTTCGACGATGTCGTTGGTGAGCTGGTGGTGGAACCGGCTCAGCGCGTGAAGACGGGCACCGGCCGGAGTGGTGGGGCCGAGCAACGCGGATCCCCGGTGGGTGGCGTCGGCGAACTGGTGGTTTCGCTCAGCGCTGGCGAGGAATGCGTGGAACCATCCGTCGGAGTCGACAACGTACCGTTCGGCTCGTCCCCGGGTGCGCCGCTCGCGGCGGATCATCCGTTGGCCTTCGAGGTATCCGACGGATTTCGAAACCGATGCCGGGCTCACCCGCAGGCGCTGCCCTAGCTCGGCGGCGCTCATCCCGGTGGCGTCGCTGGTGAGCAGTGCGGCGAGCACTCGCGCGGACATGCCGGGCAGCCCGGTGCCGATCAGGGCCGTGGCCAGCCGCCGCTCGACGGCGAGGGCGGTTTCCGGGTCGCGCCGTGGGTGTCCCACCCTTTTCGCGCCGGGTTTTCGGTGCTGAGCACGCCGTTTCGTGGCTCGGTGGGCGGTGTCAGCGTCGTATCCGGCTCGGCGCGGCTGGGCCAGAAGACGAAGCACCCAACCGATTCCGGTGTGATGTCAGTCCATATCGAACACACAGTGGCCACGATCCCGACCAGACCACGCTGGGTCGAGAGCAACCGCACCGTGGGGGTCCGGGGGGGGGCTCGGCCCCGGGTGCGACAGCACACGAACACGGGAAAGGCCCCCCGGCGAAGCCGGGGGGCCTGAACACCATGAACCAGAGTGTGCGCGATACTGGGATTGAACCAGTGACCTCTTCCGTGTCAGGGAAGCGCTCTCCCGCTGAGCTAATCGCGCGAGGTGGAGACGGGATTCGAACCCGTGTACACGGCTTTGCAGGCCGTTGCCTCGCCTCTCGGCCACTCCACCGTGCAAGGCCCGAGAAGGCCTCCCGAGCGGACGACGGGACTCGAACCCGCGACCCTCACCTTGGCAAGGTGATGCGCTACCAGCTGCGCTACGTCCGCACTCCGCGATTTCCGGGTTTCGACCTGGTGTTCGTTCCCCGTCGTCGTGGTGTGGCAAAACCATATCGGACGCCCGATCGGGCCGTCACAGGGGGGTGGCTGTTCCGTGTCGCGAGGCCGAACATCAGCTCAAATCGTTCGGTATGAGGTGTGTGAGCGCGTCGTCGACGTCGACCCACAGGTGCTCGTTGCCCGGCAGTACGACGTCGTAGGTCCGGTCGAGGAAGTCGGCGAGCTCCTGGGCCGAGGCTTCGAACATCGCGTGCCCCGAGGGCGAGTTCAGTTCGATCAGGACGGACTCCGGGTCTTCGACCGACGGGCGGATCCGGACGTCCCCGTCACCGGCGTCGGCCAGCAGGCCGTCGGCCAGCAGGTCTCGTGCGTACACCCATTCGACCCAGCCCGCGCGGCCGGTGCGGAAGGCGGCGACCACCGCGTACGGGTCGCGGGTGTCGTATCGGAGCTCCACCTTGACCGGAACGGCCGGCGTCCGAGGCGCCAGCAGGTCGAAGACCGCCGTCGAGCGGAGCGTAACGTGATCGTTGCGCATCGTCGTACCCTTCGTCTCCCTTCACGGCCCAGGTTGACCGAGTTCTGCTGGTGAGACGCGCCGCGCCGCCGATTCGCTCGCGACTTTGCCGCAGATCACTCTTCTGGGCTCACTGCGGCCGCCCCAGACCATCATCACCCCTGTCTCGCGAGCCCCCGAGCTCGCCCCTGCTGAGGAGCTCCCGATCTCCATACTGACCGGTTCGGCGGCCGCGCGATAGCACCGTCAGGCGGATGTTGCACGCGTGTCTCCCGCACTCGCGCGCGAACGGGCACGCGGGCGTGCGCGAAGAACCTTCGCTAGCTCGCGCTTGTTCGCAGCGTGGCGGGCCGTGTGCGGATCGTGCCCGCCGATGAACCACCCGTTTGCCGGGCTCGAAAACGGGTCCGGTAGAGTCCTGACTCGTAAGGCCGAGGGCGATTAGCTCAGCGGGAGAGCACTTCGTTCACACCGAAGGGGTCACTGGTTCGATCCCAGTATCGCCCACCCGACGGCTTAGGCGGCTCATATCTGCGGAACGCGCAGATATGAGCCGTCTTTTGTGTTTCCTGGGGGTGCAACCCCCAGACCCCGCCCGGAGGGCTCCGCCCCCGGACCCCCAGTAGGCAGGCGTGTCCGGGTCGATGCGGCTTGCCGGGTGTGGCCGGGCACTGTTGGTGGCGGAGTCACCTTTGCTGGTGTGGGGCGTTGGACTGGTTGTCTGGGTGGTGTTTTTGTGGGGGAGGTGAGTGTCGTGGCCCGGATCCTTGGTGGGTGTGGGCGAGGTCACGGCCGGATTTCCACTGTGGGTGCTGGTCGGACCGGCATCCGGGTGATGAGGTGGGGAGTATCCACTGTGGACGCGAGCGGGCCGGGTCGCGGTCCACAGTGGAGTGAGCGCGGCCGGTCGCGCCGCGGCGGGCACCCGGGTGGGGCAACCGATGCCGCCACTCGGCAACGTGACTGAATTACCAGCTACATACGGTAGCTGTTTGCCCGAAGCCAACGCTCACCCTTTGTCACTCGTTTGTTATCGGAATGAGGTGAACGTGACCTCGATGTTCCTGTAGCCACACGATAAATCCGCCTGCCGGGCCTCTGTAACGCTGTCGTCAGAGGGACCGATACCACCGCATGTATTGCGCTGTTGACTACTGAACGTATACCGGGATTGATTACTCTGCGTTGTCAAGATCGAGCCGAGCCCGGTGCCGTCGGCGGTCGTTCCACAACAGCCCGGATCACCTGGCAAACCGCTACCACCGTTCGCACGGTGGTACGGACAACCGCGTCACCAGCATTACGGTTTTCACTGCACGACCGCGGCGCTGAAGCACTACGGCACCGAGACCCGACTGCACTGTCCTGATGCGTCACCGAGCGAAGGATCTGGGAGGTCCGATGGAAGAGTCGGTGCGGCCCCTGAAGACGGAGGACCCCGTCGCGCACCTCGACCTCCCACCTGCCCCGACGCCGCCGTCGCCACGACGGGCCACCGGGTCCGATCGGACGCCCTCCACCGCGTGGGAGGGCCGCTACCGCGCCTGGGTCATCGCCAGCGACCTGGCCGCGACCCTCGTCGTCATCGTGGTCAGCGCCGCGATCATCGACGGGCTCGCTCTCAACCACCTGCACGCGCTCGGCACCGCGCTCGCCGTCATGGTCGCGCTGCCCGCGAACCGCGCGTGGCACCAGCAACTCCTCGGCGAAGGCGCGGAGGAGTTCCGCCGCCTCGGCAGGGGACTGGTCGCCGCCGCCGTGCTCGTCGCGCTGGGCGGGCTCCTCTTCGGAGCGCTCGACGTGCAGCCCTGGGTGTTCGTCGTGGTGCCCGCGATCGCCGCGCTCGCCTTCCCCCAGCGGTACGTCCTGCGCCGCGTGCTGCACCACCGGCGCCGTCGCGGCCGTTGCCTGCTTCCCGTGATGGCGGCGGGCGATCCCGCCACCGTCGGCGACCTGATCGCCCGCACGAAGCTCGAGTCGCATGTGGGCTGGCGCGTGGAAGCGGTGTGCACGAGCGACGGTTCCGCGGGCGCAGCGGGTGACGGAGAGGTCGGCGGCGTCCCGGTGGTCGGGCGGCTCGGCGACCTCGCCGACCACGTGCGCCGCGGCGGCTACCGCGTCGTCGCCGTGACCGCGGACCAGTACTGGACGCCGAAACGCCTGCAGCAGCTCGCCTGGGACCTCGAAGGCACCAAGGCCGAACTCGTCGTCGCGCCAGTGCTGATGGAGGTGGCGGGTCCCCGGCTCAACGTGTCCGGTGTGTTCGGGATGCCGCTGCTGCGGGTCACCGCGCCGAAGTTCACCGGCGGACGCAGGTTCGTCAAGGCCGTGGTGGACAGGGTGGTCTCGGCGGCGCTGCTCGTCGCGTTTTCCCCGCTGCTGCTGCTGATCGCGCTCGCGATCAAGCTCGGCGATCGCGGCCCGGCGATCTACCGCCAGCGCCGCGTCGGCCGCGACGGCGACACGTTCACCATGCTCAAGTTCCGGACCATGGTGCGCGACGCCGACCAGGTGCGCTC is part of the Amycolatopsis sp. CA-230715 genome and encodes:
- a CDS encoding VOC family protein translates to MTIRRIVPNVVTQDIEESRRFYSDFLGMDVRMDEPGFLMLASPGNPTAQMTVVSPTADSWDPHTSRSTVAVEVEDVDAACAAAERQGYQVVYPLTTEPWGIRRFFVRAPDGSVINVHSHA
- a CDS encoding MarR family transcriptional regulator, translated to MGHPRRDPETALAVERRLATALIGTGLPGMSARVLAALLTSDATGMSAAELGQRLRVSPASVSKSVGYLEGQRMIRRERRTRGRAERYVVDSDGWFHAFLASAERNHQFADATHRGSALLGPTTPAGARLHALSRFHHQLTNDIVERARHWQHALTKPPPGQSSSRG
- a CDS encoding SsgA family sporulation/cell division regulator, producing MRNDHVTLRSTAVFDLLAPRTPAVPVKVELRYDTRDPYAVVAAFRTGRAGWVEWVYARDLLADGLLADAGDGDVRIRPSVEDPESVLIELNSPSGHAMFEASAQELADFLDRTYDVVLPGNEHLWVDVDDALTHLIPNDLS
- a CDS encoding sugar transferase; the protein is MEESVRPLKTEDPVAHLDLPPAPTPPSPRRATGSDRTPSTAWEGRYRAWVIASDLAATLVVIVVSAAIIDGLALNHLHALGTALAVMVALPANRAWHQQLLGEGAEEFRRLGRGLVAAAVLVALGGLLFGALDVQPWVFVVVPAIAALAFPQRYVLRRVLHHRRRRGRCLLPVMAAGDPATVGDLIARTKLESHVGWRVEAVCTSDGSAGAAGDGEVGGVPVVGRLGDLADHVRRGGYRVVAVTADQYWTPKRLQQLAWDLEGTKAELVVAPVLMEVAGPRLNVSGVFGMPLLRVTAPKFTGGRRFVKAVVDRVVSAALLVAFSPLLLLIALAIKLGDRGPAIYRQRRVGRDGDTFTMLKFRTMVRDADQVRSKLVQANEGAGPLFKMRKDPRVTRVGSVLRRYSLDELPQLLNVLSGHMSLVGPRPPLPEETESYERDARRRLLVKPGVTGLWQVSGRSDLSWAESIRLDLRYVEDWSLALDVVILWKTARAVIGGAGAY